A genome region from Geobacter pickeringii includes the following:
- a CDS encoding M20 family metallopeptidase, translating into MIRSDDMDAEVLKREIVSFVERRKDDFCAIAEELFRNPETGLNEVRSSALLADFLEGEGYRVSRGVAGLPTAFRAEWGEGGPVVAILAEMDALPVMGHACGHNVIAAAAVGAAAALCRTLPPAVGRIVVLGTPAEEIGVGKVEMIRHGLFDDVSFALMVHPSSRRYVIKQYLGLAKVRFTFFGKPAHAAAYPEEGINALDAVLQTFNAINSLRQQLRQDVRVHGIITEGGVAPNIIPERAAAYFYVRADDLAELERVRGRVIACAEGAATATGCRLQVEADPRVLAPLRVNRAFSLLYSAQLAYLGLQESAVPADKNRGSSDIGNVSQIVPTIHPHVPIGDGIQIHSEAFAKATVSERGRAAVAEGAAALALTTVELLLRPEIREKIRAEFGG; encoded by the coding sequence ATGATTCGGAGTGATGACATGGATGCCGAGGTTCTCAAGCGCGAGATCGTGAGCTTCGTAGAGCGGCGCAAGGATGATTTCTGCGCCATCGCCGAGGAACTTTTCCGCAACCCCGAAACGGGGCTCAACGAAGTCCGCAGTTCGGCACTCCTTGCCGATTTCCTCGAAGGGGAAGGGTATCGGGTGTCGCGGGGCGTCGCCGGCCTCCCCACCGCCTTCCGGGCCGAGTGGGGAGAAGGGGGGCCGGTCGTTGCCATCCTTGCCGAGATGGACGCCCTTCCCGTCATGGGGCACGCCTGCGGCCACAATGTCATCGCCGCCGCGGCAGTTGGCGCTGCTGCCGCCCTCTGCCGGACGCTTCCCCCCGCCGTCGGCCGAATCGTGGTCCTCGGCACTCCGGCGGAAGAGATCGGGGTCGGCAAGGTGGAGATGATCCGCCACGGCCTTTTCGACGATGTGTCGTTCGCCCTGATGGTCCACCCGTCGTCGCGCCGCTACGTGATCAAGCAGTACCTCGGCCTCGCCAAGGTCCGATTCACCTTTTTCGGCAAGCCGGCCCACGCGGCGGCCTATCCTGAGGAGGGGATCAACGCCCTCGACGCCGTGCTCCAGACCTTCAACGCCATCAATTCCCTGCGCCAGCAGCTCCGGCAGGACGTACGGGTCCACGGGATCATCACCGAGGGAGGAGTCGCCCCCAACATTATTCCGGAGCGGGCGGCGGCCTATTTCTACGTGCGGGCCGACGACCTGGCGGAGCTGGAGCGGGTGAGAGGGCGGGTCATCGCCTGCGCCGAAGGGGCGGCAACGGCCACCGGCTGCCGGCTCCAGGTGGAAGCCGATCCCCGGGTTCTCGCTCCCCTCAGGGTCAACCGGGCCTTTTCGTTACTCTACTCCGCCCAGTTGGCGTATCTGGGGCTTCAGGAGTCGGCCGTACCTGCCGATAAGAACAGGGGGTCGTCGGACATTGGCAACGTCTCACAGATCGTGCCGACGATCCATCCCCATGTCCCGATCGGCGACGGGATACAGATTCACAGCGAGGCCTTTGCCAAGGCCACCGTTTCCGAGCGGGGGCGGGCCGCCGTTGCGGAGGGGGCTGCCGCCCTGGCGCTGACCACGGTCGAGCTGCTTCTGCGGCCCGAGATCCGGGAGAAAATCAGAGCGGAGTTCGGTGGATAA
- the prmA gene encoding 50S ribosomal protein L11 methyltransferase yields MNRTWAEVSCEIPADMVDLVADYLVEVTGNGVSIDNLELDTFSLDTVEESSVKTVRAYFTPGEELDAQIAELAQFLHENAPAFGAGSIPPPRVAMIGEEDWATGWRQHFAPTRIGSHLVIKPTWEPFDSAPGDLVIELDPGMAFGTGTHPTTRLCLEALEEIAASLGAAPLEVLDVGTGSGILAIAAAKLGARRVVGTDIDPDAVVVAAENCAMNGVADAVELVTTPLEAIPGSFTVTLANILAEDLVRMAAELATTVAPGGFLVLSGILCEREEYVINGFVPTGLSFQSARHGGEWSCLVYRRGA; encoded by the coding sequence ATGAACAGAACCTGGGCAGAGGTCTCGTGCGAAATCCCCGCCGACATGGTCGACCTCGTCGCCGACTACCTCGTCGAAGTGACGGGAAACGGCGTCAGCATCGACAACCTGGAACTCGACACCTTTTCCCTCGATACGGTGGAGGAGTCGTCGGTCAAGACCGTCCGGGCCTACTTCACCCCCGGCGAGGAACTCGACGCCCAGATCGCCGAGCTGGCGCAATTCCTCCACGAGAACGCCCCCGCCTTCGGGGCCGGCAGCATCCCCCCCCCCCGCGTCGCCATGATCGGCGAAGAAGACTGGGCCACCGGCTGGCGCCAGCACTTCGCGCCGACGCGCATCGGGTCACACCTCGTGATCAAGCCGACCTGGGAACCGTTCGACTCCGCTCCGGGGGATCTGGTGATCGAACTGGACCCCGGCATGGCCTTCGGCACCGGCACCCACCCGACCACCAGGCTCTGCCTGGAGGCGCTGGAGGAGATTGCCGCCTCCCTCGGCGCCGCCCCCCTGGAGGTTCTCGACGTGGGCACCGGCTCGGGAATCCTGGCCATTGCCGCCGCAAAGCTCGGCGCCCGCCGCGTGGTGGGGACCGACATCGACCCGGACGCCGTGGTCGTGGCGGCGGAGAACTGCGCCATGAACGGCGTTGCCGATGCCGTCGAGCTCGTCACCACCCCCCTGGAGGCGATTCCGGGGAGCTTTACGGTGACCCTTGCCAACATCCTCGCCGAAGACTTGGTCCGCATGGCGGCGGAACTGGCGACCACGGTGGCCCCCGGCGGCTTCCTCGTCCTGTCGGGCATTCTCTGCGAACGGGAGGAGTACGTCATCAACGGCTTCGTCCCCACCGGCCTCTCCTTCCAGTCGGCACGCCACGGCGGCGAGTGGAGTTGCCTGGTCTACCGGAGGGGTGCATAG
- a CDS encoding 16S rRNA (uracil(1498)-N(3))-methyltransferase translates to MRRFILPGADLSGEAVEVRGDLFRHMAKVLRLKIDTSVQLADGCGIECSGVIREIGRESLLVAIMQRRATAPPAAAPRITLYQGLPKGDKMELILQKCTELGVSEVVPFPAVRSVSRVAREREAEKLRRWQRVAEEASRQAGRPLVPTVRYAADGMKGVAAEADHDLRLLLWEGEQITGLRETLSARPLPASIAVIVGPEGGITPEEAELAREKGFIPVTLGQRILRTETAGIALVAILQYLFGDLGGAGPTT, encoded by the coding sequence GTGCGCCGCTTCATTCTGCCCGGAGCCGACCTCTCGGGTGAAGCCGTCGAGGTGCGTGGCGACCTTTTTCGTCACATGGCAAAGGTGCTGCGCCTGAAAATTGACACTTCCGTGCAGTTGGCCGACGGGTGCGGCATCGAGTGCTCCGGCGTCATCCGGGAGATTGGCAGGGAGAGCCTTCTGGTGGCGATCATGCAACGGCGCGCCACGGCGCCGCCGGCCGCCGCCCCGCGCATCACCCTTTATCAGGGGCTGCCGAAGGGTGACAAGATGGAACTCATCTTGCAGAAATGTACTGAGCTCGGTGTCTCCGAGGTGGTTCCCTTCCCGGCGGTCCGCTCTGTCTCCCGCGTCGCGAGGGAGCGCGAGGCGGAAAAGCTTCGCCGCTGGCAGCGGGTCGCCGAAGAGGCCTCCCGCCAGGCGGGGCGCCCCCTCGTTCCCACCGTGCGTTACGCCGCCGACGGCATGAAGGGGGTGGCCGCAGAGGCGGACCACGACCTCAGGCTCCTCCTCTGGGAGGGAGAGCAGATCACCGGTCTGCGGGAGACCCTCTCCGCCCGCCCGCTCCCGGCGAGCATCGCCGTCATCGTCGGCCCCGAAGGGGGAATCACCCCCGAAGAGGCGGAGCTGGCCCGGGAAAAGGGATTCATTCCCGTGACCCTCGGCCAGCGGATACTGCGGACCGAGACCGCGGGGATCGCCCTCGTGGCAATCCTTCAGTATCTCTTCGGCGACCTCGGGGGGGCAGGACCAACGACATAG
- a CDS encoding ribonuclease D, with protein MPDTPVSPDIITSAEGVGRLAERLGGEPIVACDLEADSMHHYQEKVCLLQFAVPGYAAIVDPLATPDLAPLAPLFADGSRRKVFHGADYDIRSLHRDFGIEVNNLFDTMIACQYLGEREFGLAAALRKRFGVELDKQYQRADWSRRPLSAGMIEYAVKDTTLLIDLYRQLEGELRERGRLPWVEEECVLLTGVRMTQRGDDPLFLRFKGASRLDRRTLAVLEEVLRFRDRRARQADVPPFKILGTDTVRELAEKRPRSAAELVGITGITEKVAARHGEGILRSVEKGMTVPERNLPVFPREERRRLSGPEEQRLKALKGWREEEAARLGIDMGYLANNALLEQLAVAAPRSVGELAASGSLREWQMREFGPGILAALAPRR; from the coding sequence TTGCCTGACACCCCTGTTTCACCCGATATCATCACCTCCGCCGAGGGGGTAGGCCGCCTCGCCGAACGTCTCGGGGGAGAGCCCATCGTCGCCTGCGACCTGGAGGCCGACTCCATGCACCACTACCAGGAGAAGGTCTGCCTCCTCCAGTTCGCGGTGCCGGGGTATGCCGCCATCGTCGACCCCCTCGCCACCCCCGACCTGGCACCGCTGGCCCCCCTCTTCGCCGATGGCTCACGGCGCAAGGTCTTCCACGGCGCCGATTACGATATCCGGTCACTGCACCGCGATTTCGGCATCGAGGTGAACAACCTCTTCGATACCATGATCGCGTGCCAGTATCTGGGGGAACGGGAATTCGGGCTGGCGGCGGCGCTGCGCAAGCGCTTCGGGGTGGAGCTCGACAAGCAGTACCAGCGGGCCGACTGGAGCCGCCGTCCCCTCAGCGCGGGGATGATCGAGTACGCCGTGAAGGATACGACGCTCCTCATCGACCTCTATCGCCAGCTTGAGGGTGAGTTGCGGGAGCGGGGACGGCTGCCGTGGGTGGAGGAGGAATGTGTGCTTCTCACCGGGGTGCGGATGACGCAGCGCGGCGACGATCCGCTGTTTCTTCGTTTCAAAGGGGCATCGCGGCTGGACCGCCGGACCCTGGCGGTGCTGGAGGAGGTCCTTCGCTTCCGTGACCGGCGTGCCCGGCAGGCCGACGTCCCGCCGTTCAAGATCCTCGGCACCGACACGGTGCGGGAGCTGGCCGAGAAGCGCCCCCGGTCGGCAGCGGAGCTCGTGGGGATCACGGGGATTACGGAGAAGGTGGCGGCGCGCCACGGCGAAGGGATTCTGCGGTCGGTGGAGAAGGGGATGACGGTTCCGGAGCGGAACCTGCCGGTCTTTCCCCGGGAGGAGCGCCGGCGGTTGAGCGGCCCCGAGGAGCAGCGGCTGAAGGCGCTGAAAGGGTGGCGCGAGGAGGAGGCGGCCCGGCTCGGGATCGACATGGGGTACCTGGCCAACAACGCCCTGCTGGAGCAGCTGGCCGTCGCCGCCCCCCGCTCGGTCGGGGAGCTTGCCGCCAGCGGCTCTCTGCGGGAGTGGCAGATGCGGGAATTCGGGCCGGGGATCCTGGCGGCCCTCGCTCCCCGCCGGTAA